One stretch of Burkholderia pyrrocinia DNA includes these proteins:
- a CDS encoding LysR substrate-binding domain-containing protein: MTDASPWGNRSRLKTRQLLLVVALADEGSIHRAAAALNMTQPAASKLLRELEESIGAVLFERLPRGMRPTLYGDALIRHARAALGSLDQAREELAALKAGHLGHVAVGAITSPGLRLVPPAVAAVKGTHAGLHVSVEIDTSNVLLEHLAQDKIDIVLGRLSAEHDKLRLRYEPLIGETVAAVVRPGHPLLAQAPLSLADVQRAAWVVPPAGSVLRHRFELVFQRASLAPPANLVETSALLFITQLLEQSDMIAVLAEDVARYYARHGIVTVLPLEMDCRMDDFGIITRTDRLHSPAVTVMADAIRAAAREVYGVSL; encoded by the coding sequence ATGACTGACGCCAGCCCGTGGGGCAACCGCAGCCGCCTGAAGACCCGCCAGCTCCTGCTGGTCGTCGCGCTCGCCGACGAAGGCAGCATTCATCGCGCGGCGGCCGCGCTGAACATGACGCAGCCGGCCGCGTCGAAGCTGCTGCGCGAACTCGAGGAATCGATCGGCGCGGTGCTGTTCGAGCGCCTGCCGCGCGGGATGCGGCCGACGCTGTACGGCGACGCGCTGATCCGCCACGCGCGCGCGGCGCTCGGCAGCCTCGACCAGGCGCGCGAGGAACTGGCCGCGCTGAAGGCCGGCCATCTCGGGCATGTGGCGGTGGGCGCGATCACGTCGCCCGGCCTGCGGCTGGTGCCGCCGGCCGTCGCCGCCGTGAAGGGCACGCATGCGGGCCTGCACGTGTCGGTCGAGATCGACACCAGCAACGTGCTGCTCGAACATCTCGCGCAGGACAAGATCGACATCGTGCTCGGCCGGCTCTCCGCCGAACACGACAAGCTGCGGCTGCGCTACGAGCCGCTGATCGGCGAAACGGTGGCGGCGGTCGTGCGGCCCGGCCATCCGCTGCTCGCGCAGGCGCCGCTGTCGCTCGCGGACGTGCAGCGCGCCGCATGGGTCGTGCCGCCGGCCGGCAGCGTGCTGCGCCATCGCTTCGAACTCGTGTTCCAGCGTGCGAGCCTCGCGCCGCCGGCGAACCTGGTCGAAACGTCTGCGCTGCTGTTCATCACGCAGCTGCTCGAACAGAGCGACATGATCGCGGTGCTGGCCGAGGACGTCGCGCGCTACTACGCGCGACACGGGATCGTCACGGTGCTGCCGCTGGAGATGGATTGCCGGATGGACGATTTCGGGATCATCACGCGCACCGACCGGCTGCATTCGCCGGCCGTCACGGTGATGGCCGATGCGATCCGGGCGGCTGCGCGGGAGGTTTACGGCGTCTCGCTGTGA
- a CDS encoding IlvD/Edd family dehydratase: MSATKPRLRSTQWFGTNDKNGFMYRSWMKNQGIPDHEFDGRPVIGICNTWSELTPCNAHFRKLAEHVKRGISEAGGFPVEFPVFSNGESNLRPSAMLTRNLASMDVEEAIRGNPIDAVVLLAGCDKTTPALLMGAASCDVPAIVVSGGPMLNGKLEGKNIGSGTAVWQLHEALKAGEIDLHHFLSAEAGMSRSAGTCNTMGTASTMACMAEALGVTLPHNAAIPAVDSRRYVLAHMSGIRIVEMALEGLVLSKVLTRAAFENAIRANAAIGGSTNAVIHLKAIAGRIGVPLELEDWMRIGRDTPTIVDLMPSGRFLMEEFYYAGGLPAVLRRLGEGGLLPNPDALTVNGKSLWDNVREAPNYDDEVIRPLDRPLIADGSIRILRGNLAPRGAVLKPSAASPELLKHRGRAVVFENLEHYKATINDEALDVDASSVLVLKNCGPRGYPGMAEVGNMGLPPKLLRQGVKDMVRISDARMSGTAYGTVVLHVAPEAAAGGPLAAVRNGDWIELDCEAGTLHLDITDDELQRRLSDVDPTAAPGVAGQLGKGGYARLYIDHVLQADEGCDLDFLVGTRGADVPSHSH, translated from the coding sequence ATGTCGGCAACAAAACCCAGGCTGCGCTCCACCCAATGGTTCGGCACGAATGACAAGAACGGCTTCATGTACCGGAGCTGGATGAAGAACCAGGGCATCCCCGATCACGAGTTCGACGGCCGGCCGGTCATCGGCATCTGCAACACGTGGTCCGAACTGACGCCGTGCAACGCGCACTTCCGCAAGCTCGCCGAGCACGTGAAGCGCGGGATCTCCGAGGCGGGCGGTTTCCCGGTCGAGTTCCCGGTGTTCTCGAACGGCGAATCGAACCTGCGGCCGTCGGCGATGCTCACGCGCAACCTCGCGTCGATGGACGTCGAGGAGGCGATTCGCGGCAACCCGATCGACGCGGTCGTGCTGCTCGCCGGCTGCGACAAGACGACGCCCGCGCTGCTGATGGGCGCGGCGAGCTGCGACGTGCCGGCGATCGTCGTGTCGGGAGGGCCGATGCTGAACGGCAAGCTCGAAGGCAAGAACATCGGTTCGGGCACGGCCGTGTGGCAGCTGCACGAGGCGCTGAAGGCCGGCGAGATCGACCTGCATCACTTCCTGTCGGCCGAAGCCGGCATGTCGCGCTCGGCCGGCACCTGCAACACGATGGGCACCGCGTCGACGATGGCGTGCATGGCCGAGGCGCTCGGCGTCACGCTGCCGCACAACGCGGCGATTCCGGCCGTCGATTCGCGCCGCTACGTGCTCGCGCACATGTCGGGCATCCGCATCGTCGAGATGGCGCTCGAAGGGCTCGTGCTGTCGAAGGTGCTGACGCGCGCCGCGTTCGAGAACGCGATCCGCGCGAACGCGGCGATCGGCGGCTCGACCAATGCGGTGATTCACCTGAAGGCGATCGCCGGCCGCATCGGCGTGCCGCTCGAACTCGAGGACTGGATGCGCATCGGCCGCGACACGCCGACGATCGTCGACCTGATGCCGTCGGGCCGCTTCCTGATGGAGGAGTTCTATTACGCGGGCGGGCTGCCGGCGGTGCTGCGCCGGCTCGGCGAAGGCGGGCTGCTGCCGAACCCCGACGCGTTGACGGTGAACGGCAAGTCGCTGTGGGACAACGTGCGCGAAGCGCCGAACTACGACGACGAAGTGATCCGCCCGCTCGACCGGCCGCTGATCGCGGACGGCAGCATCCGCATCCTGCGCGGCAATCTCGCGCCGCGCGGCGCGGTGCTGAAGCCGTCGGCGGCGAGCCCCGAGCTGCTCAAGCATCGCGGCCGCGCGGTGGTGTTCGAGAACCTCGAACACTACAAGGCCACGATCAACGACGAAGCGCTCGACGTCGACGCGAGCTCCGTGCTCGTGCTGAAGAACTGCGGGCCGCGCGGTTATCCGGGCATGGCCGAGGTCGGCAACATGGGGCTGCCGCCGAAGCTGCTGCGCCAGGGCGTGAAGGACATGGTGCGGATTTCCGACGCGCGGATGAGCGGCACCGCGTACGGCACGGTCGTGCTGCACGTCGCGCCGGAGGCTGCCGCCGGCGGGCCGCTCGCGGCGGTGCGCAACGGCGACTGGATCGAGCTCGACTGCGAGGCCGGCACGCTGCATCTCGACATCACGGATGACGAACTGCAGCGCCGCCTGTCGGACGTCGATCCGACCGCGGCGCCGGGCGTGGCCGGCCAGCTCGGCAAGGGCGGCTACGCGCGGCTGTATATCGATCACGTGCTGCAGGCCGACGAGGGGTGCGACCTCGACTTCCTGGTCGGCACGCGCGGCGCGGACGTGCCGAGCCATTCGCATTGA
- a CDS encoding OsmC family protein, with the protein MASGEHKYRVAVQWTGNRGTGTSGYREYGRDHVIRAGSKPDIPGSSDAAFRGDASRWNPEDLLLASASACHKLWYLHLCAEAGIRVLAYVDNAEGTMLDSPEQGRFTEIVLRPHVTIQTGDDRERAERLHHDAHAKCYIANSVNFPIRCEPVIEFAAA; encoded by the coding sequence ATGGCATCTGGCGAACACAAGTATCGCGTCGCAGTGCAGTGGACGGGCAACCGCGGCACCGGCACGTCGGGGTATCGCGAGTATGGCCGCGATCATGTGATCCGTGCCGGTTCGAAGCCGGACATTCCCGGTTCGTCGGATGCGGCCTTCCGCGGCGACGCGTCGCGCTGGAACCCCGAAGACCTGCTGCTGGCGTCGGCATCGGCGTGCCACAAGCTCTGGTATCTGCATTTGTGCGCCGAGGCCGGTATCCGCGTGCTCGCGTATGTCGACAACGCGGAAGGGACGATGCTCGACAGTCCCGAGCAGGGGCGCTTCACCGAAATCGTGCTGCGCCCGCACGTGACCATCCAGACCGGCGACGATCGCGAGCGGGCGGAACGTCTGCATCACGATGCGCACGCGAAGTGCTATATCGCGAACTCGGTCAACTTCCCGATCCGCTGCGAACCAGTGATCGAGTTCGCAGCGGCGTGA
- a CDS encoding ABC transporter ATP-binding protein yields the protein MASISMRRVQKAYGDHAPVIRDVDLEIGAHEFCVFLGPSGCGKSTLLRMIAGLEDLSAGELSIDGRRVDDVPAAERGVAMVFQSYALFPHMTVYENMAFGLKLARVPKAEIDRKVRDAARILQLDTLLDRKPKALSGGQRQRVAIGRAIVREPGVFLFDEPLSNLDAALRGQTRIEIARLHRQFERASVVYVTHDQTEAMTLADKIVLLHAGADTAQHGSIAQVGAPLDLYHHPASRFVAGFIGSPRMNFLPAVVTASDARRTTVTVALSGETFTLPRDGSALHAGATVTLGIRPEHLTLGAARDATTLVRDVALVERLGEQTYVHLDQPGGTPLIAKLPGDAHVHSGERVHVHAPAAACHLFTEDGRAVPACADVNVHHYA from the coding sequence ATGGCGAGCATCTCGATGCGACGCGTGCAGAAAGCCTATGGCGATCACGCGCCGGTCATTCGCGACGTCGATCTGGAGATCGGCGCGCACGAGTTCTGCGTGTTCCTCGGGCCGTCCGGATGCGGCAAGTCGACGCTGCTGCGCATGATTGCCGGGCTCGAGGACCTGAGCGCGGGCGAGCTGTCGATCGACGGCCGCCGCGTCGACGACGTGCCGGCCGCCGAGCGCGGCGTCGCGATGGTGTTCCAGAGCTACGCGCTGTTTCCGCACATGACGGTCTACGAGAACATGGCGTTCGGGCTCAAGCTCGCGCGCGTGCCGAAAGCCGAGATCGACCGGAAGGTGCGCGATGCCGCACGCATCCTGCAGCTCGACACGCTGCTCGACCGCAAGCCGAAGGCGCTGTCGGGCGGCCAGCGGCAGCGCGTCGCGATCGGCCGCGCGATCGTGCGCGAGCCCGGCGTGTTCCTGTTCGACGAGCCGCTGTCGAATCTCGACGCGGCGCTGCGCGGCCAGACCCGCATCGAGATCGCGCGGCTGCACCGGCAGTTCGAACGCGCGAGCGTCGTCTACGTGACGCACGACCAGACCGAAGCGATGACGCTCGCCGACAAGATCGTGCTGCTGCACGCCGGCGCGGATACCGCGCAGCACGGCAGCATCGCGCAGGTCGGCGCACCGCTCGACCTCTATCACCATCCGGCCAGCCGATTCGTCGCCGGCTTCATCGGCTCGCCGCGCATGAACTTCCTGCCGGCCGTCGTCACCGCATCCGATGCCCGCCGCACGACCGTCACCGTCGCGCTTTCCGGCGAAACCTTCACGCTGCCGCGCGACGGCTCCGCGCTCCACGCCGGCGCAACCGTGACGCTCGGCATTCGCCCCGAGCACCTGACGCTCGGCGCCGCACGCGACGCGACGACGCTCGTGCGCGACGTCGCGCTCGTCGAACGCCTGGGCGAACAAACCTACGTGCATCTCGACCAGCCCGGCGGCACGCCGCTGATCGCGAAGTTGCCCGGCGACGCACACGTGCACAGCGGCGAACGCGTGCACGTGCATGCGCCGGCCGCGGCCTGCCATCTCTTCACCGAAGACGGCCGCGCGGTGCCCGCGTGTGCCGACGTCAACGTCCATCACTACGCTTAA
- a CDS encoding GntR family transcriptional regulator, with translation MEAKLDSTADAVAASLRDMIVNGELEAGERLVERDLADRFGISRIPMREAIQRLEREGLLDIFRNRGAVVRMLSASDVQEIYDLRALLEGDAIYRSVKRLDDETLARAELVHRLLGDAAVPRRQGELNREFHALLYSCCGNARQLKTIGELRSQVERYERLQATLLADTPSFQVEHEEILQACRERNARAARSMTVAHLESARSIVMRLVEGG, from the coding sequence ATGGAAGCCAAACTCGACTCCACGGCGGACGCGGTGGCCGCATCGCTGCGGGACATGATCGTCAACGGCGAACTGGAAGCCGGCGAGCGGCTCGTCGAGCGCGACCTGGCCGACCGCTTCGGCATCAGCCGGATTCCGATGCGCGAAGCGATCCAGCGCCTGGAACGCGAAGGATTGCTGGACATCTTCAGGAATCGCGGCGCCGTCGTGCGCATGCTGAGCGCGTCGGACGTGCAGGAGATCTACGATCTGCGCGCGCTGCTCGAAGGCGACGCGATCTACCGGAGCGTGAAGCGGCTCGACGACGAAACGCTCGCGCGCGCCGAACTCGTCCATCGCCTGCTCGGCGACGCGGCCGTGCCGCGCCGGCAAGGAGAACTGAACCGCGAATTCCACGCGTTGCTGTATTCGTGCTGCGGCAACGCGCGGCAGTTGAAGACGATCGGCGAACTGCGCAGCCAGGTCGAACGTTACGAGCGCCTGCAGGCCACGCTGCTCGCGGATACGCCGTCGTTCCAGGTCGAGCACGAGGAGATCCTGCAGGCGTGCCGCGAGCGCAATGCGCGCGCCGCCCGTTCGATGACGGTCGCGCATCTCGAATCGGCCAGAAGCATCGTGATGCGGCTCGTCGAAGGCGGTTGA
- a CDS encoding Gfo/Idh/MocA family protein, which translates to MSKQVSLGVVGIGKIARDQHLPAIAAEPGFALTACASRHAEVAGVRNYQDLRALLAAERELDAVSLCAPPQVRYAQARAALEAGKHVMLEKPPGATLGEVAVLEALARERGLTLFATWHSRCASAVEPARAWLATRTIRAVQVRWKEDVRRWHPGQQWIWEPGGLGVFDPGINALSIVTRILPRELVLREATLFVPSDVQTPIAAELDCADTDGVPVRAEFDWRHGPVEQWEIAVDTADGVLAISRGGAQLSINGEPVEIGPEREYPALYAQFRALIARGESDVDVRPLRLVADAFLFGRRVQTDAFGR; encoded by the coding sequence ATGAGCAAGCAGGTTTCGCTGGGCGTCGTCGGGATCGGCAAGATCGCGCGCGACCAGCATCTTCCGGCGATCGCCGCCGAACCGGGTTTCGCGCTGACTGCGTGCGCGAGCCGCCACGCGGAAGTCGCCGGTGTACGCAATTATCAGGATCTCCGCGCGCTGCTGGCCGCCGAGCGCGAACTCGACGCGGTGTCGCTGTGCGCGCCGCCGCAGGTGCGCTACGCGCAGGCGCGCGCGGCGCTCGAAGCCGGCAAGCACGTGATGCTCGAGAAGCCGCCGGGTGCGACGCTCGGCGAAGTGGCCGTGCTGGAGGCGCTCGCGCGCGAGCGCGGCCTCACGCTGTTCGCGACCTGGCATTCGCGCTGCGCGAGCGCGGTGGAGCCCGCACGCGCGTGGCTCGCAACGCGCACGATCCGCGCGGTGCAGGTGCGCTGGAAGGAGGACGTGCGGCGCTGGCATCCGGGGCAGCAGTGGATCTGGGAGCCCGGCGGCCTCGGCGTGTTCGATCCGGGCATCAACGCGCTGTCGATCGTCACGCGGATCCTGCCGCGCGAGCTCGTGCTGCGCGAGGCGACGCTGTTCGTGCCGAGCGACGTGCAGACGCCGATCGCGGCCGAACTCGATTGCGCGGATACCGACGGCGTGCCCGTGCGCGCGGAATTCGACTGGCGGCACGGCCCGGTCGAGCAATGGGAGATCGCGGTCGATACGGCCGACGGCGTGCTTGCGATCAGTCGCGGCGGCGCGCAATTGTCGATTAACGGCGAGCCGGTCGAGATCGGCCCCGAGCGCGAGTATCCTGCGCTGTACGCGCAGTTCCGCGCGCTGATCGCGCGTGGCGAAAGCGACGTCGACGTACGGCCGCTGCGGCTCGTCGCCGACGCGTTTCTGTTCGGCCGGCGCGTCCAGACCGACGCGTTCGGCCGCTGA
- a CDS encoding MFS transporter codes for MTTTQHPSATPAAAQSGPSAAVDERQLMRTLTRRLVPFLALIYVVAYVDRTVVGFAKLHMNAAVGLSDAAYGLGAGLFFIGYFLCEVPSNLALGRFGARVWFARILATWGVITMAMALVQGPASFYALRFLLGAAEAGLYPGILYFLTQWFPMRGRARVIGLLVLAQPIAGIVTGPLAGWLLSTHGLFGLSNWQTLFVVSGLPAVLLVWPTLRLLPEAPDRARWLNDDERRWIARQLAADRDTYRPDAHRNPLATLADRRVLLLAALFLPFPLCIYGLSLWLPTIIHAFGAGDAATGLLSAVPYLFAVVGLLVVPRHSDRTRERYWHIVVVSAAAALTMAASAWVRQPALQFLFICLTAFSLYSIQAVVWALPGEFLSGTSAAVGIAAINSLANLGGYVGPYGIGLIKQATGSLAAGLYFLAATLLFAVLITFVVRATLRAPQPAAGALARES; via the coding sequence ATGACGACGACGCAGCACCCGTCCGCGACACCGGCCGCGGCTCAATCCGGCCCGTCGGCCGCCGTCGACGAACGGCAGTTGATGCGCACGCTCACGCGCAGGCTGGTGCCGTTTCTCGCGTTGATCTACGTGGTGGCCTATGTCGACCGCACGGTCGTCGGCTTCGCGAAGCTGCACATGAACGCGGCCGTCGGCCTGAGCGACGCGGCGTACGGGCTCGGCGCGGGCCTGTTCTTCATCGGCTATTTCCTGTGCGAGGTGCCGAGCAATCTCGCGCTCGGCCGCTTCGGCGCACGCGTGTGGTTCGCGCGCATTCTCGCGACGTGGGGCGTGATCACGATGGCGATGGCGCTCGTGCAGGGGCCGGCCAGCTTCTATGCGTTGCGTTTCCTGCTCGGCGCGGCCGAAGCCGGCCTGTATCCGGGCATCCTGTATTTCCTCACGCAGTGGTTTCCGATGCGCGGCCGCGCACGCGTGATCGGGCTGCTCGTGCTCGCGCAGCCGATTGCCGGCATCGTGACGGGGCCGCTCGCGGGTTGGCTGCTGTCGACGCACGGGCTGTTCGGGCTGTCGAACTGGCAGACGCTGTTCGTCGTCAGCGGCCTGCCGGCCGTGCTGCTCGTGTGGCCGACGCTGCGGCTGCTGCCCGAAGCGCCGGACCGCGCGCGCTGGCTGAACGATGACGAGCGGCGCTGGATCGCGCGCCAGCTCGCCGCCGATCGCGACACGTACCGCCCCGACGCGCACCGCAATCCGCTCGCCACGCTGGCCGACCGGCGCGTGCTGCTGCTCGCGGCGCTGTTCCTGCCGTTCCCGCTGTGCATCTACGGGCTGTCGCTGTGGCTGCCGACGATCATTCACGCGTTCGGCGCGGGCGACGCGGCCACCGGCCTGCTGTCCGCCGTGCCGTACCTGTTCGCGGTGGTCGGGCTGCTGGTCGTGCCGCGTCATTCGGATCGCACGCGTGAACGCTACTGGCACATCGTCGTCGTGTCGGCCGCCGCGGCGCTGACGATGGCAGCGAGCGCATGGGTGCGGCAGCCTGCACTGCAGTTCCTGTTCATCTGCCTCACGGCGTTCTCGCTTTACTCGATCCAGGCCGTCGTATGGGCGCTGCCCGGCGAATTCCTGAGCGGGACGAGCGCGGCGGTCGGCATCGCCGCGATCAATTCGCTCGCGAATCTCGGCGGTTACGTCGGGCCGTACGGCATCGGCCTGATCAAGCAGGCGACCGGCAGCCTCGCGGCCGGCCTGTATTTCCTCGCGGCGACGCTGCTGTTCGCGGTGCTGATCACGTTCGTGGTCCGCGCGACGCTGCGCGCGCCGCAGCCGGCCGCGGGCGCGCTCGCCCGCGAATCCTGA
- a CDS encoding dihydrodipicolinate synthase family protein produces the protein MTSSSTPRYRGIFPVVPTTFSDTGELDLASQKRAVDFMIDAGSDGLCILANFSEQFAITDDERDVLTRTILEHVAGRVPVIVTTSHYSTQVCAARSLRAQQLGAAMVMAMPPYHGATFRVPEAQIFDFYARVSDAIEIPIMIQDAPASGTALSAPFLARMAREIEQVAYFKIETPGAANKLRELIRLGGDAIEGPWDGEEAITLLADLHAGATGAMTGGGFPDGIRPILEAWREGRHDDAYARYQAWLPLINHENRQSGILTAKALMREGGVIACERPRHPMPELHPDTRAELLAIARRLDPLVLRWAH, from the coding sequence ATGACATCGAGCAGCACGCCGCGCTATCGCGGCATCTTCCCCGTCGTCCCGACGACGTTTTCCGACACCGGCGAGCTCGACCTCGCGAGCCAGAAGCGCGCGGTCGATTTCATGATCGACGCGGGCTCGGACGGGCTGTGCATCCTCGCGAACTTCTCCGAGCAGTTCGCGATCACCGACGACGAGCGCGACGTGCTCACGCGCACGATCCTCGAACACGTGGCGGGCCGCGTGCCGGTGATCGTCACGACGTCGCACTACAGCACGCAGGTGTGCGCGGCGCGCAGCCTGCGCGCGCAGCAGCTCGGCGCGGCGATGGTGATGGCGATGCCGCCGTATCACGGCGCGACGTTCCGCGTGCCCGAAGCGCAGATCTTCGATTTCTATGCGCGCGTGTCCGACGCGATCGAGATCCCGATCATGATCCAGGACGCGCCCGCGAGCGGCACCGCGCTGTCGGCGCCGTTCCTCGCGCGGATGGCGCGGGAGATCGAGCAGGTCGCGTACTTCAAGATCGAGACGCCCGGTGCGGCGAACAAGCTGCGCGAGCTGATCCGGCTCGGCGGCGATGCGATCGAGGGGCCGTGGGACGGCGAGGAGGCGATCACGCTGCTCGCCGATCTCCATGCGGGCGCGACCGGCGCGATGACGGGCGGCGGGTTTCCGGACGGCATCCGGCCGATCCTCGAGGCATGGCGCGAAGGGCGCCACGACGACGCGTACGCGCGCTACCAGGCGTGGCTGCCGCTGATCAATCACGAGAACCGCCAGTCCGGGATCCTCACCGCGAAGGCGCTGATGCGCGAAGGCGGCGTGATCGCGTGCGAGCGGCCGCGGCATCCGATGCCGGAACTGCATCCGGACACGCGCGCGGAACTGCTCGCGATCGCGCGCCGGCTCGATCCGCTCGTGCTGCGCTGGGCACACTGA
- a CDS encoding LacI family DNA-binding transcriptional regulator, translated as MATLDEVARRAGVTAATVSNVLRDRGRVGEATRARVLEAVRALGYRPHLAARALAEGRAPTVALMVSSIANPFYPEFALAVERAVRRNGQFLIVCNTNEDPLQGRAYLDQIAGTISEGILVTNANLHLPDLLDVARRGVPVVLCLWERPDAPPDGLPCVAIDFREAGRIATRHLLELGHERIGVIVGGAASGVQAARYDGFVDVMREAGLDASIVAAEHDSIEGGVRAAGRLLDAHPRLTALAATNDLPAIGAMHAAADRGRRVPDDLSIVGITDIHLASDTRPTLTTVAIPTAEAAGLAVELLNALREVGGRIDDASRVRTASLPRLVVRGTTGRVPSGRTTR; from the coding sequence ATGGCGACACTGGATGAAGTTGCGCGCCGCGCCGGCGTGACGGCCGCGACGGTATCGAACGTGCTGCGCGACCGCGGACGGGTGGGTGAGGCCACGCGCGCGCGGGTGCTGGAAGCCGTGCGGGCGCTCGGATATCGGCCGCATCTTGCCGCGCGGGCGCTGGCGGAAGGGCGCGCGCCGACGGTCGCGCTGATGGTGTCGAGCATCGCGAACCCGTTCTATCCGGAGTTCGCGCTGGCGGTCGAGCGCGCGGTGCGCCGCAACGGACAGTTCCTGATCGTCTGCAATACGAACGAAGATCCATTGCAGGGGCGCGCGTACCTCGACCAGATCGCCGGCACGATCTCCGAAGGCATTCTCGTGACCAACGCGAACCTGCACCTGCCGGATCTGCTTGACGTCGCGCGTCGCGGCGTGCCGGTCGTGCTGTGCCTGTGGGAGCGGCCCGACGCGCCGCCCGACGGATTGCCGTGCGTGGCCATCGATTTCCGCGAAGCGGGGCGGATTGCGACGCGGCATCTGCTCGAACTCGGGCACGAGCGCATCGGCGTGATCGTCGGCGGAGCAGCGAGCGGCGTGCAGGCGGCGCGTTACGACGGCTTCGTCGACGTGATGCGCGAAGCGGGGCTCGACGCGTCGATCGTCGCGGCCGAGCACGATTCGATCGAAGGCGGCGTGCGCGCGGCGGGCAGGCTGCTCGACGCGCATCCGCGGCTGACCGCGCTGGCCGCCACCAACGACCTGCCGGCGATCGGCGCAATGCATGCGGCGGCCGATCGCGGCAGGCGCGTGCCCGACGACCTGTCGATCGTCGGCATTACCGACATCCATCTGGCAAGCGACACGCGGCCCACGCTGACGACCGTCGCGATTCCGACCGCCGAGGCTGCCGGCCTCGCGGTCGAACTGCTCAACGCGCTGCGCGAGGTGGGCGGCCGGATCGACGATGCGTCGCGCGTGCGGACCGCGTCGCTGCCGCGGCTGGTGGTGCGCGGTACGACAGGCCGCGTGCCGAGTGGGCGCACGACGCGGTAA